A single region of the Pseudomonas sp. GGS8 genome encodes:
- a CDS encoding LysR substrate-binding domain-containing protein, with translation MRLRHIEVIQALLQTGHLGTAAEWLQLPVTEVERTLRDAEDQLGFMLFASVRGRLQATREARELQVEIARVYEALEPVQRLASSLKQYLAPPLRIICTPPLAQQLLPHSIAALRRRLPDAPCTLLSQPTREIVRSLLLRESDLGLSLHDPDHADIDCQVIAQGKLQLLAPHGWLQPKQKYISLQDLAGQSMVGLEGHDPLSPALDNKLHALRPAPVIQTRVQTHQMMRSMVEAGEGLAIVDPFTALGAKSAGLDACPLAPAVPISVYALRLKNAEPCSAIQTLLDIITEQALAMLAS, from the coding sequence ATGCGTTTACGTCATATCGAAGTAATCCAGGCGCTCCTGCAGACCGGTCACCTGGGCACCGCCGCCGAATGGTTGCAGTTGCCCGTGACCGAGGTTGAGCGCACGCTGCGCGATGCCGAGGATCAGTTGGGTTTCATGCTGTTTGCCAGCGTGCGTGGCCGTCTGCAAGCCACGCGCGAGGCGCGGGAATTGCAGGTCGAGATCGCCCGCGTCTACGAAGCCCTTGAGCCGGTCCAGCGATTGGCCAGCAGCCTCAAGCAATATCTGGCCCCGCCCCTGCGAATCATCTGCACCCCGCCATTGGCGCAACAGCTGTTGCCGCACAGCATCGCGGCTCTGCGCCGACGCCTCCCTGATGCACCTTGCACCCTCCTGAGCCAACCGACCCGCGAGATTGTCAGAAGCCTGCTGCTGCGCGAAAGCGATCTGGGCCTGAGCCTGCACGACCCGGACCACGCCGATATCGATTGCCAGGTCATCGCCCAGGGCAAGCTCCAGCTATTGGCACCCCATGGCTGGCTGCAACCGAAACAAAAGTACATCTCGCTGCAAGACCTGGCCGGCCAGTCGATGGTCGGCCTGGAAGGTCACGACCCGCTCAGCCCGGCGCTGGACAACAAGCTGCATGCGCTGCGCCCAGCCCCAGTCATCCAGACCCGGGTGCAGACACACCAAATGATGCGCAGCATGGTCGAGGCCGGTGAAGGCCTGGCGATTGTCGACCCGTTTACCGCCCTCGGCGCCAAATCGGCTGGGCTTGATGCCTGCCCGCTGGCGCCTGCGGTACCGATCAGCGTCTATGCCTTGCGCCTGAAAAACGCCGAACCCTGTTCGGCGATTCAGACGCTGCTGGACATCATCACGGAACAAGCTTTGGCGATGCTGGCGAGCTGA
- a CDS encoding GNAT family N-acetyltransferase: MQPVMNPKYPGLAVRVADEGFAAYIWGSDFSFEVAAYGAAQIGKPVAQWPVTPITPYRKCYGIDPEEFSSFRNAADSEIFMAYLDDEPVGHLVVSTNWNGFAHIDELAVHAPARRHGVAKALLDVAQFWSRKKKLPGIMLETQNNNLGACRLYERCGYVVGGIDHLRYRGIDPNTAEVALFWYRLFDNPLENPISSPASPKLVP, translated from the coding sequence ATGCAACCCGTCATGAATCCCAAATACCCAGGCCTCGCGGTGCGTGTCGCCGATGAGGGGTTTGCGGCTTATATCTGGGGCAGTGATTTCAGCTTTGAAGTTGCCGCCTATGGTGCCGCGCAAATCGGTAAGCCGGTGGCACAGTGGCCGGTGACGCCAATCACCCCGTATCGCAAGTGCTACGGTATCGATCCCGAGGAATTCAGCAGTTTTCGCAACGCCGCCGACAGTGAGATTTTCATGGCTTATCTGGACGACGAGCCGGTGGGCCACCTGGTGGTCAGCACCAACTGGAACGGCTTCGCCCATATCGATGAGTTGGCGGTGCACGCGCCGGCGCGTCGCCATGGCGTGGCCAAGGCGTTGCTGGATGTAGCACAGTTCTGGAGTCGCAAGAAAAAGCTGCCGGGCATCATGCTGGAAACCCAGAACAATAATCTGGGGGCCTGCCGGCTGTATGAACGTTGTGGCTACGTGGTTGGCGGGATCGATCATCTGCGTTATCGCGGGATCGACCCGAACACTGCCGAAGTCGCATTGTTCTGGTATCGATTGTTCGATAACCCGCTGGAAAATCCGATCAGCTCGCCAGCATCGCCAAAGCTTGTTCCGTGA